A genomic stretch from Bacillus sp. N1-1 includes:
- a CDS encoding nucleotide pyrophosphohydrolase gives MSERTIHEMQEEVEQYISQFKEGYFSPLAMLARMTEELGELAREINHYHGEKPKKNSEEERTIEDEMGDLLFVLTCFANSLDIDLDEAFGRVMNKFQTRDKDRWTKIEKESGD, from the coding sequence GTGTCTGAACGCACAATACATGAAATGCAAGAAGAGGTAGAACAATACATAAGTCAATTTAAAGAAGGATATTTTAGTCCACTTGCCATGCTTGCTAGGATGACAGAAGAACTTGGTGAGCTAGCACGTGAAATTAACCATTACCATGGTGAAAAACCAAAAAAGAATTCGGAAGAGGAACGGACCATTGAAGATGAAATGGGCGATCTTTTATTTGTGCTTACTTGTTTTGCGAATTCGTTAGATATTGACCTTGATGAAGCATTTGGAAGAGTGATGAATAAGTTCCAAACGCGAGATAAAGATCGTTGGACAAAAATCGAGAAGGAGAGTGGCGACTGA
- a CDS encoding DUF1405 domain-containing protein codes for MVSHFFYLLKSKPFLVLLLLINIPGTIYGYYWYGWQLADTEPIFLLFVPDSPTASLFFCFVLLAFLFKKNWPLMEGLAAVTLFKYGIWAVVMNALVMVETNQLSPIAIMLILSHLGMAIEGLLFTPFYKIKRWHLVAVAIWTLHNDVIDYVFGQMPRYSILSDYTSLIGYFTFWLSLVSLTIVYFLAVRNERFKLSIQ; via the coding sequence ATGGTTTCTCATTTTTTTTATTTACTTAAGTCAAAACCTTTTCTCGTTTTATTGCTCCTCATCAATATACCTGGAACAATATACGGTTATTATTGGTATGGATGGCAATTAGCTGATACAGAACCAATTTTTTTATTGTTTGTTCCGGATAGTCCAACTGCAAGTCTTTTCTTTTGCTTTGTTTTACTAGCATTCCTTTTTAAGAAGAACTGGCCGCTTATGGAAGGATTAGCTGCCGTTACGTTATTTAAGTATGGAATCTGGGCAGTAGTCATGAATGCTCTTGTGATGGTTGAAACAAATCAACTATCTCCTATTGCAATCATGCTAATTCTTTCACATTTAGGTATGGCGATTGAAGGATTGCTCTTTACCCCATTTTATAAAATAAAACGGTGGCATCTAGTGGCTGTAGCAATTTGGACATTACATAATGATGTGATTGATTATGTGTTTGGTCAAATGCCGCGATATTCGATCTTAAGCGATTATACATCACTAATCGGATATTTTACATTCTGGCTATCGCTAGTTTCACTTACGATTGTGTATTTCTTAGCCGTTCGAAATGAACGTTTTAAGCTCTCGATTCAATAA
- the dapB gene encoding 4-hydroxy-tetrahydrodipicolinate reductase has translation MQEVKIVIAGPRGNMGMEAVKLVDRTAHFTLTAVVDRKSSGQTVADISGLPSLDSPIYTDLDQCLSEVECDVLIDLTTPEYGKKHMQIAFDHGVRPVVGTTGFSNEDVDELSRTAAEKELGAIIAPNFAIGAVLMMKFATMAAKYFSDVEIIEQHHDRKLDAPSGTAVKTAKMISEVREEKKQGHEDEREDLAGARGADYEGMRIHSVRLPGLVAHQEVLFGGEGQTLKIRHDSMNRASFMPGVQLAVETVLKIDQLVYGLENIME, from the coding sequence ATGCAAGAAGTGAAAATTGTTATTGCAGGACCAAGAGGGAATATGGGGATGGAAGCAGTAAAACTTGTTGATCGGACAGCGCATTTCACGTTAACTGCTGTTGTCGACCGTAAATCGTCTGGACAAACGGTGGCAGATATTAGTGGCCTTCCATCACTAGATTCCCCTATCTATACGGATCTAGATCAATGTTTATCTGAAGTAGAATGTGACGTTTTGATTGACTTGACAACGCCTGAATATGGGAAAAAGCATATGCAAATTGCGTTTGATCATGGAGTCAGACCCGTTGTAGGAACAACAGGATTTTCAAATGAAGATGTGGACGAACTATCTAGAACGGCAGCAGAAAAAGAATTAGGGGCGATTATTGCTCCTAACTTTGCGATCGGTGCGGTTTTGATGATGAAATTTGCTACAATGGCAGCTAAATATTTCTCTGATGTTGAGATTATTGAGCAACATCACGATCGAAAACTTGATGCACCATCTGGAACGGCGGTAAAAACAGCAAAAATGATTTCAGAAGTAAGAGAAGAAAAGAAGCAGGGGCATGAAGACGAGCGTGAGGACCTTGCTGGAGCTCGTGGTGCAGATTATGAAGGCATGAGAATTCATAGCGTTCGATTGCCAGGTCTTGTAGCCCACCAAGAAGTTCTTTTTGGAGGCGAAGGACAAACATTGAAAATTCGTCATGACTCAATGAACAGAGCGTCCTTTATGCCAGGTGTACAGCTTGCTGTTGAAACGGTTTTAAAAATCGATCAGCTTGTTTACGGTCTTGAAAATATAATGGAGTAG
- a CDS encoding YitT family protein: protein MEGIRTKNVFFILLGSAIFAFGLVHFNMENNLAEGGFTGITLLLYFLFNIDPAISNLVLNIPLFLIGWKLLGRKAFIYTIIGTVSLSLFLWIFQHYSALSIPLQDDLTLAALFAGVFVGVGLGIIFRYGGTTGGVDIIARLGSKYVGWSMGRTMFVFDFCVIAISLVYLNYKEAMYTLLAVFVAARVIDFIQQGAYAAKAAMIISENNKEIADTIMSQMDRGATVLNGKGSFSGLQKEVLYCVVARNEIVRLKNIIKQVDPHAFVAVNDVHDVLGEGFTLDENKNPIEQ, encoded by the coding sequence ATGGAAGGTATACGAACAAAAAATGTATTCTTTATTTTATTAGGCTCTGCCATTTTTGCATTTGGGCTTGTGCATTTCAATATGGAAAACAATTTAGCTGAAGGTGGTTTCACCGGTATTACACTATTACTTTATTTTCTATTCAATATCGACCCAGCTATTTCAAATCTTGTTCTTAACATTCCCTTATTTCTCATTGGCTGGAAGCTACTTGGTCGAAAAGCATTTATTTACACGATTATTGGAACCGTTTCCTTATCTCTGTTTCTATGGATCTTTCAGCATTATTCAGCGCTCTCAATACCTCTACAAGATGACCTAACACTTGCCGCCCTCTTTGCAGGTGTTTTCGTAGGAGTAGGACTCGGTATTATTTTTCGGTACGGAGGGACAACTGGCGGCGTAGATATTATCGCAAGACTTGGATCTAAATATGTTGGATGGAGTATGGGAAGAACGATGTTTGTTTTTGATTTTTGTGTCATTGCCATATCACTTGTTTATCTTAATTACAAAGAAGCCATGTATACGCTTCTAGCCGTTTTTGTAGCCGCTCGTGTGATCGATTTTATTCAACAAGGTGCATACGCGGCAAAAGCTGCGATGATTATTAGCGAAAACAATAAAGAAATAGCTGATACAATTATGAGTCAGATGGATCGCGGCGCGACCGTTTTAAACGGGAAAGGCAGTTTTTCAGGATTACAGAAAGAAGTTCTCTATTGCGTCGTAGCACGAAATGAAATCGTACGCTTAAAAAACATTATCAAACAAGTAGACCCTCATGCTTTTGTAGCTGTAAATGATGTACATGATGTGCTTGGTGAAGGATTTACGCTTGATGAAAATAAAAATCCAATTGAACAGTAA
- a CDS encoding zinc metallopeptidase — protein sequence MAGFLIYFALLLIIPLWAQGRVKSAYKKYSKVPNSSGMTGAQVARKILDENGLYSVGVEEVRGHLSDHYDPRSKTVRLSSGNFHGHSVAGAAIAAHEVGHAIQDEQDYAPLRFRHTLVPVANLGSNFSYFVILAGILMSSANFILLGIIFMSAAVLFQLVTLPVEFNASNRAMEQVVSTGVIRNDEERETKKVLNAAALTYVAAAVVALLELVRFVFIFIGMNED from the coding sequence ATGGCTGGTTTTCTAATATACTTCGCGCTTTTGTTAATCATTCCACTCTGGGCACAGGGCAGAGTGAAGAGCGCCTATAAAAAATACTCCAAAGTTCCTAATTCTTCTGGAATGACTGGTGCCCAAGTAGCAAGAAAAATTCTTGATGAAAATGGGTTGTATTCAGTAGGGGTAGAAGAAGTACGAGGTCACCTTTCAGATCATTATGATCCACGTTCTAAGACGGTAAGACTTTCATCAGGAAACTTTCATGGGCATTCCGTAGCGGGTGCAGCCATAGCGGCGCACGAGGTAGGACACGCGATTCAGGATGAGCAAGACTATGCGCCACTTCGGTTCCGTCATACGCTTGTTCCAGTAGCGAATCTTGGTTCAAACTTTAGCTATTTTGTCATTCTTGCTGGTATTCTCATGTCTTCTGCAAATTTTATACTGCTAGGGATTATTTTTATGAGTGCAGCTGTTTTGTTCCAGTTAGTAACGCTCCCGGTAGAATTTAATGCATCTAACAGAGCAATGGAGCAAGTTGTATCCACTGGTGTGATTCGAAATGACGAAGAAAGAGAAACAAAGAAAGTATTGAATGCAGCCGCGTTAACATATGTAGCAGCAGCAGTTGTTGCGCTATTAGAGTTGGTACGCTTTGTGTTCATCTTTATAGGAATGAACGAAGATTAA
- the mgsA gene encoding methylglyoxal synthase, giving the protein MKIALIAHDKKKDDLVRFTLAYKMILDPHDLYATGTTGKRIIDETGLNVHRYQSGPLGGDQQIGAMIAENDMDAVIFFRDPLTAQPHEPDITALIRLCDVYDIPLATNMGSAEILVHALARGELDWREIVHGRNNT; this is encoded by the coding sequence ATGAAAATCGCTTTAATCGCGCACGATAAGAAAAAAGACGATCTTGTTCGTTTTACACTAGCTTATAAAATGATTTTAGATCCACACGACCTGTATGCGACTGGGACAACTGGAAAGCGAATCATAGATGAAACGGGCTTAAACGTGCATCGTTACCAATCTGGTCCTCTTGGTGGGGATCAGCAAATTGGTGCGATGATTGCAGAAAATGATATGGATGCAGTGATTTTCTTTCGAGATCCCCTAACAGCACAGCCGCATGAGCCGGACATTACCGCGCTCATTAGACTATGTGATGTATATGATATCCCGCTAGCAACGAATATGGGCAGTGCGGAAATACTTGTCCACGCCCTGGCAAGGGGAGAATTGGATTGGAGAGAAATTGTACATGGAAGAAATAACACTTGA
- a CDS encoding menaquinol-cytochrome c reductase cytochrome b/c subunit, whose protein sequence is MHRGKGMKFVGDSRIPAQRKPNIPKDYSEYPGKTEAFWPNFLLKEWMVGAVFLVGYLALTIAHPSPLERVADPTDATYTPLPDWYFLFLYQLLKYKFAAGDYTLVGTVIMPGLAFGALLLAPWLDPGPERRPAKRPVATALMLLGLISTVYLTWESVVTHDWEKAAKQGEIVEAEVDKEAEGYAIYSGQSCIGCHGDSLQGGSGPSLLETKQTKESIMDIAVNGIGGMPANAFKGSDEELEKLADFIVETSEANQ, encoded by the coding sequence ATGCATCGCGGAAAAGGAATGAAGTTTGTTGGCGACTCGCGTATCCCTGCGCAGAGAAAGCCTAACATTCCAAAAGATTATTCAGAGTACCCCGGCAAAACAGAAGCGTTTTGGCCGAACTTCTTGTTAAAAGAGTGGATGGTAGGTGCGGTTTTCCTAGTAGGTTACCTTGCCTTAACAATTGCCCATCCATCTCCGCTTGAGCGCGTAGCGGACCCTACTGATGCCACGTATACGCCGCTTCCTGACTGGTACTTTCTCTTTCTATACCAGCTCTTGAAGTACAAATTTGCGGCTGGTGACTATACACTTGTAGGTACAGTAATTATGCCAGGTCTTGCATTTGGTGCACTTCTTCTTGCTCCATGGCTTGATCCAGGTCCTGAAAGAAGGCCTGCTAAGCGACCTGTAGCAACAGCGTTAATGCTTCTTGGTCTTATTTCAACGGTTTACCTAACATGGGAATCAGTTGTTACACATGACTGGGAGAAAGCAGCTAAGCAAGGGGAAATTGTTGAAGCTGAAGTAGACAAAGAAGCTGAAGGATATGCTATTTATTCAGGACAATCTTGTATTGGTTGTCACGGTGATAGTCTTCAAGGTGGATCCGGTCCATCACTTCTTGAAACAAAGCAAACAAAAGAATCCATTATGGATATTGCTGTGAACGGAATCGGCGGAATGCCAGCGAACGCCTTTAAAGGTTCTGACGAGGAACTTGAAAAGCTAGCTGACTTTATTGTTGAAACGTCTGAGGCAAATCAATAA
- a CDS encoding sporulation protein YpjB, with the protein MGRRWLLLVLLFTLPVNVHASQADSKQVWNDIAANVLEFGKQEQFDRSKIMLDEFSTVFPGEQSSELSNTELRVILNTHDRALKAVTSIDKANDQRIQALTEFRLAVDALVTEEQPIWHQTNDQILPLIHEMATAIEHGDVDVYKASKDRFLGSYSTIRPAMAIDLPPETQQRLDSHIAFIEKYASGRNTELSGQLETMYDDFKNAYDPSYSEESSLMWLIVSIGGIIIFTLVYVIYRKYKGEKETLKRKQMD; encoded by the coding sequence ATGGGTAGACGATGGCTCCTATTAGTGTTGCTTTTCACGCTCCCGGTAAATGTACACGCTTCACAGGCCGATTCGAAACAAGTCTGGAATGACATAGCCGCAAATGTCCTGGAATTTGGAAAGCAAGAGCAGTTTGATCGATCAAAAATAATGTTGGATGAATTTTCAACTGTTTTTCCCGGTGAACAGTCAAGTGAACTTTCGAATACGGAACTTAGGGTGATACTAAATACACATGATCGTGCACTTAAAGCTGTAACATCTATCGATAAAGCGAATGATCAGCGAATCCAGGCATTAACAGAATTTCGATTGGCAGTAGATGCTCTAGTTACGGAAGAACAGCCGATTTGGCATCAAACGAATGATCAGATTTTGCCGCTAATTCATGAGATGGCCACTGCTATTGAACACGGAGATGTAGATGTATATAAAGCAAGTAAAGACCGTTTTCTAGGTAGTTATAGCACCATTCGACCTGCGATGGCAATTGATTTACCTCCTGAAACTCAGCAGCGTCTTGATTCTCATATCGCTTTTATCGAAAAGTACGCGTCAGGACGAAATACAGAATTATCTGGTCAGCTTGAAACGATGTATGATGATTTTAAAAACGCCTATGATCCATCTTATTCTGAAGAATCTTCCCTCATGTGGTTAATCGTCTCAATTGGTGGGATAATTATTTTCACATTGGTTTATGTTATTTATCGAAAGTATAAAGGAGAAAAAGAGACGTTAAAAAGGAAACAGATGGATTAA
- the bshB1 gene encoding bacillithiol biosynthesis deacetylase BshB1, which yields MEEITLDILAFGAHADDVEIGMGGTLKKFAEDGRTTGICDLTEAELSSNGTVFTRHHEAQHAAEILSVTTRLNMKFPDRGLGISDDKLSALVKIIRKKKPRIVFVPYSEDRHPDHGHAARLVEEAVFSAGIRKYHPQLGDAHKVSQIYYYFINGFHRPQFTINISNQIEAKRQSLEAYESQFTLTPDSVSTPLTNGYVDKVIHREYLYGKESGVEYAEGFIAKNLLCLEEFPLGERR from the coding sequence ATGGAAGAAATAACACTTGATATACTTGCGTTTGGCGCCCACGCAGATGATGTTGAAATTGGGATGGGTGGCACACTAAAGAAATTCGCTGAAGATGGCAGGACGACAGGGATTTGTGATTTAACGGAGGCTGAACTTTCTTCAAACGGTACTGTTTTCACACGACATCACGAAGCCCAGCATGCGGCTGAAATTTTGTCAGTAACAACCCGTTTAAATATGAAATTCCCCGATCGCGGATTGGGTATTTCAGATGATAAGCTTTCAGCACTAGTTAAAATCATACGCAAGAAAAAGCCGCGGATTGTTTTTGTTCCTTACTCAGAAGATCGCCACCCGGATCATGGTCATGCGGCTCGATTAGTGGAAGAAGCCGTTTTTTCAGCGGGCATTCGGAAATACCATCCACAATTAGGAGATGCTCATAAAGTAAGCCAAATCTATTATTACTTTATTAACGGATTCCATCGTCCTCAATTTACGATTAACATCAGTAATCAAATTGAGGCAAAAAGACAATCGCTTGAAGCGTATGAGAGTCAATTTACTCTCACGCCCGATAGTGTATCCACTCCTTTAACAAATGGGTACGTTGATAAAGTGATTCATCGAGAATATTTATATGGTAAAGAATCAGGAGTAGAATATGCAGAAGGGTTTATTGCGAAGAATCTGCTGTGCTTGGAAGAATTTCCGTTAGGA